In one Juglans regia cultivar Chandler chromosome 11, Walnut 2.0, whole genome shotgun sequence genomic region, the following are encoded:
- the LOC109009624 gene encoding uncharacterized protein LOC109009624 isoform X2 yields MSNNLVSQNLSIPSMQMGQLEPILNKVDSSVQDMQMGLMGSVSNVPAAHQHSITNKPVGLMDPFSSNPGFERLSMTSIQTVGYQQLSASNKRKAPVEPLHNNISVQELFLPNKRVAQLEHRPWLQQASGPNQSAVQTQYLSNTPGSQRSPTPVKKVVYSKSGSQRFSIPKNQTAALQPTSKGQTESFESVRSKMRESLAGALALVSQQKDKSSSPKQNSHSDSASVSGQTQKNSQLAGSLSAAIDAPDSASVEPKVTLLSRDDRSAPKSNNGESESARISAAEANGDFTHTLKSAAEANCDFTHTLKFNGHETRSSYVLPGEDVSFIDDFFAKDELLQGNGLSWVLDSEMQVAEKGEFHTAQEQKLVYDDMVRGQKEEAFQSPQIVAFKIEAELFKLFGGVNKKYKEKGRSLLFNLKDRNNPELRERVMSGDIPPERLCSMTAEELASEELSQWRIAKAEELAQMVVLPDAEVDIRRLVKKTHKGEFQVEIEQDDSVPTEVSVGASSFTRRESDIKEMDAPHPSKRDEIKDEVDTLGEESNLEVRNIPYMLSIPSRESTDLMQGLVVDDALKDAEFLPPIVSLDEFMESLDSEPPFENLPVDAGKITPNSDKDGSEPTLALKSSESTLKDDITTDEPVKVDVKYSKSDAGHKFNEGDAGVKSGDGHADMKPSDSHTDVKYNDGESVIKSNTNTDVNSSVRHAEVKSCESYADFRPRNSHAKSEVVPPTGVSKGDHVWEGSLQLNTSAKASVVSIFKSGERTSAKEWPSSLEIKGRVRLDAFEKFLQELSLSRSRAVMVMHFVLVEGSSESEHAGLREVADSYVLDERVGFSEPAPGVELYFCPPQKRTREMLGNILPAEHIEALNNIDNGLIGVIVWRKAQLTSRISPNSSSHHKHKKQNLTSRRQQETNIDSSFKPKPPNPPRGLTPTNLTPSPDEDDDIPPGFGPRDEDDLPEFKFSGGSVSSSQRIFIQNISGASNSLSQTPACPVDQNQMRELVHKYGQPKAGGPSGNWLDNRGYGVAVQPWNDDDDDIPEWQPQQASQGQLPSSQQSSIHSFHQPMLRAHLVDQPPLGSAPQQPPHQGSTWWVPPVQGNSQQPSNLGCQPNVVGQFYGVPGRGVGQQGVAWRQNAPQNGGF; encoded by the exons ATGTCAAACAATCTCGTGTCTCAGAATTTATCGATACCAAGCATGCAAATGGGTCAATTGGAACCCATTCTGAACAAGGTGGACTCATCAGTACAAGACATGCAAATGGGACTGATGGGATCTGTATCCAATGTTCCTGCAGCCCATCAGCATTCGATAACAAACAAGCCTGTGGGACTAATGGATCCCTTTTCAAGCAATCCTGGGTTTGAGAGGTTATCAATGACAAGCATACAGACAGTAG GATACCAGCAGTTGTCTGCATCAAATAAGCGGAAGGCACCAGTGGAACCTCTGCACAATAATATTTCTGTGCAGGAATTATTTCTTCCTAACAAACGGGTAGCTCAGTTGGAACACAGACCTTGGCTGCAGCAAGCATCAGGTCCAAATCAATCAGCTGTACAGACGCAGTACTTGTCCAACACTCCTGGATCACAACGTTCGCCGACACCAGTTAAGAAAGTGGTATACAGTAAATCTGGTTCACAGCGGTTTtctattccaaaaaatcaaacagCAGCATTGCAACCAACTTCTAAGGGTCAAACTGAATCTTTTGAGTCTGTTAGGTCCAAGATGAGGGAATCACTAGCTGGTGCGCTGGCATTGGTTTCTCAACAGAAAGACAAATCTTCAAGTCCAAAACAGAATTCTCATAGTGACTCTGCAAGTGTGTCAGGGCAGACTCAGAAGAATTCTCAACTGGCTGGATCTCTTTCTGCTGCTATTGATGCCCCTGATAGTGCATCTGTAGAGCCTAAAGTAACTTTGCTCTCCCGCGATGACCGGTCTGCACCAAAAAGCAACAATGGCGAAAGTGAGTCTGCAAGAATTTCTGCTGCTGAGGCCAATGGTGATTTTACACACACCCTTAAATCTGCTGCTGAGGCTAATTGTGATTTTACACACACCCTGAAATTCAATGGTCACGAAACTCGATCGAGTTATGTTTTGCCTGGTGAAGATGTTTCTTTTATTGATGACTTCTTTGCCAAAGACGAACTTTTGCAGGGAAATGGACTCTCTTGGGTACTGGATTCGGAAATGCAGGTGGCAGAAAAAGGGGAGTTCCATACCGCCCAAGAGCAAAAGCTGGTGTATGATGATATGGTGAGaggtcagaaagaagaagcctTTCAAAGTCCACAAATTGTGGCATTTAAAATTGAAGCTGAACTCTTCAAATTATTTGGTGGTGTGAATAAGAAGTACAAAGAGAAGGGAAGGTCTCTTCTGTTCAACTTGAAAGATCGCAATAATCCTGAACTGAGAGAAAGAGTCATGTCCGGAGATATTCCCCCAGAACGGCTATGTTCTATGACTGCAGAGGAACTTGCTTCTGAGGAGCTTTCCCAGTGGCGGATAGCAAAGGCAGAAGAGCTTGCCCAAATGGTTGTCTTGCCAGATGCTGAAGTTGATATTAGACGTTTGGTGAAGAAAACACACAAGGGCGAGTTTCAAGTAGAAATTGAACAAGATGATAGTGTTCCTACCGAGGTTTCTGTCGGTGCTAGTTCATTCACTCGAAGAGAATCAGATATCAAAGAGATGGACGCCCCTCACCCTTCTAAACGTGATGAAATCAAGGATGAGGTCGATACTTTAGGAGAAGAGAGTAATTTGGAAGTCCGGAACATCCCATATATGCTCTCTATTCCTTCCCGTGAGAGTACTGATTTAATGCAAGGGCTCGTTGTGGATGATGCATTGAAGGATGCAGAATTTCTTCCTCCTATTGTATCTCTAGATGAGTTCATGGAATCTCTTGATTCAGAGCCACCATTTGAAAATTTACCAGTGGATGCTGGAAAGATTACCCCCAATTCAGACAAGGATGGCTCAGAGCCAACTTTGGCATTGAAGTCATCCGAGTCTACTCTGAAAGATGATATTACCACAGACGAACCTGTAAAAGTTGATGTAAAATACTCCAAATCGGATGCTGGCCATAAATTCAATGAAGGTGATGCTGGTGTGAAATCTGGTGATGGTCATGCAGACATGAAACCAAGTGATTCTCATACTGATGTGAAATATAATGATGGTGAGTCTGTTATTAAGAGTAACACTAACACTGATGTAAATTCAAGTGTCAGACATGCTGAAGTGAAATCCTGTGAAAGTTATGCTGATTTCAGACCTAGAAACAGCCATGCAAAATCAGAAGTTGTACCTCCTACTGGTGTATCCAAAGGTGATCATGTCTGGGAAGGTTCACTTCAGCTGAACACCTCAGCCAAGGCCTCTGTGGTTAGCATCTTCAAAAG TGGCGAAAGAACATCTGCAAAAGAATGGCCCAGTTCACTTGAGATCAAGGGGAGAGTAAGGCTTGATGCCTTTGAGAAGTTTCTCCAAGAGCTTTCACTATCTCGAAGTCGTGCTGTCATG GTAATGCATTTTGTTCTTGTGGAGGGGTCCTCTGAGAGCGAACATGCAGGTCTTCGTGAG GTAGCAGATTCTTATGTTTTGGATGAGAGAGTGGGTTTCTCGGAGCCTGCGCCTGGAGTGGAACTTTATTTTTGCCCACCACAAAAAAGAACACGTGAAATGCTCGGCAACATCCTCCCGGCAGAACACATTGAGGCACTTAATAATATTGATAATGGCCTAATTGGTGTTATTGTATGGAGAAAGGCTCAGTTAACTTCCCGGATATCACCCAATTCATCATCACACCATAAACATAAAAAGCAAAATCTCACTTCTAGGAGACAGCAAGAAACAAATATCGATTCCAGTTTCAAACCAAAGCCACCAAACCCACCTCGGGGCTTAACCCCTACCAATTTGACACCCTCCCCTGATGAGGACGATGATATTCCTCCTGGATTTGGTCCCCGGGATGAAGATGATCTTCCCGAGTTCAAATTTTCTGGTGGTTCAGTCTCATCTTCACAACgaatatttatccaaaatatttcTGGGGCGAGTAATTCACTCTCCCAAACCCCAGCTTGCCCTGTGGACCAAAACCAAATGAGAGAACTTGTACACAAATATGGACAACCAAAAGCGGGCGGGCCCTCGGGAAACTGGCTGGACAATCGAGGTTATGGGGTTGCGGTTCAACCatggaatgatgatgatgacgacatACCGGAGTGGCAGCCACAACAAGCCTCTCAAGGCCAACTTCCATCATCCCAACAGTCGTCAATTCACAGCTTTCACCAGCCAATGCTGAGAGCGCACTTGGTAGACCAACCACCTTTGGGATCAGCTCCTCAGCAGCCACCACATCAAGGCAGCACTTGGTGGGTTCCTCCTGTTCAGGGGAATAGCCAGCAACCAAGTAACTTAGGTTGTCAGCCCAATGTAGTAGGGCAGTTTTATGGGGTACCCGGACGAGGTGTTGGGCAGCAAGGCGTGGCCTGGCGACAAAATGCCCCCCAAAATGGTGGCTTctga
- the LOC109009624 gene encoding uncharacterized protein LOC109009624 isoform X1, protein MSNNLVSQNLSIPSMQMGQLEPILNKVDSSVQDMQMGLMGSVSNVPAAHQHSITNKPVGLMDPFSSNPGFERLSMTSIQTVGREPNANNLGLMQFIPNKQPGPMETMLNHAGYQQLSASNKRKAPVEPLHNNISVQELFLPNKRVAQLEHRPWLQQASGPNQSAVQTQYLSNTPGSQRSPTPVKKVVYSKSGSQRFSIPKNQTAALQPTSKGQTESFESVRSKMRESLAGALALVSQQKDKSSSPKQNSHSDSASVSGQTQKNSQLAGSLSAAIDAPDSASVEPKVTLLSRDDRSAPKSNNGESESARISAAEANGDFTHTLKSAAEANCDFTHTLKFNGHETRSSYVLPGEDVSFIDDFFAKDELLQGNGLSWVLDSEMQVAEKGEFHTAQEQKLVYDDMVRGQKEEAFQSPQIVAFKIEAELFKLFGGVNKKYKEKGRSLLFNLKDRNNPELRERVMSGDIPPERLCSMTAEELASEELSQWRIAKAEELAQMVVLPDAEVDIRRLVKKTHKGEFQVEIEQDDSVPTEVSVGASSFTRRESDIKEMDAPHPSKRDEIKDEVDTLGEESNLEVRNIPYMLSIPSRESTDLMQGLVVDDALKDAEFLPPIVSLDEFMESLDSEPPFENLPVDAGKITPNSDKDGSEPTLALKSSESTLKDDITTDEPVKVDVKYSKSDAGHKFNEGDAGVKSGDGHADMKPSDSHTDVKYNDGESVIKSNTNTDVNSSVRHAEVKSCESYADFRPRNSHAKSEVVPPTGVSKGDHVWEGSLQLNTSAKASVVSIFKSGERTSAKEWPSSLEIKGRVRLDAFEKFLQELSLSRSRAVMVMHFVLVEGSSESEHAGLREVADSYVLDERVGFSEPAPGVELYFCPPQKRTREMLGNILPAEHIEALNNIDNGLIGVIVWRKAQLTSRISPNSSSHHKHKKQNLTSRRQQETNIDSSFKPKPPNPPRGLTPTNLTPSPDEDDDIPPGFGPRDEDDLPEFKFSGGSVSSSQRIFIQNISGASNSLSQTPACPVDQNQMRELVHKYGQPKAGGPSGNWLDNRGYGVAVQPWNDDDDDIPEWQPQQASQGQLPSSQQSSIHSFHQPMLRAHLVDQPPLGSAPQQPPHQGSTWWVPPVQGNSQQPSNLGCQPNVVGQFYGVPGRGVGQQGVAWRQNAPQNGGF, encoded by the exons ATGTCAAACAATCTCGTGTCTCAGAATTTATCGATACCAAGCATGCAAATGGGTCAATTGGAACCCATTCTGAACAAGGTGGACTCATCAGTACAAGACATGCAAATGGGACTGATGGGATCTGTATCCAATGTTCCTGCAGCCCATCAGCATTCGATAACAAACAAGCCTGTGGGACTAATGGATCCCTTTTCAAGCAATCCTGGGTTTGAGAGGTTATCAATGACAAGCATACAGACAGTAGGTAGAGAACCAAATGCAAATAATCTAGGCTTAATGCAGTTTATCCCCAACAAGCAACCGGGACCAATGGAAACCATGCTAAATCATGCAGGATACCAGCAGTTGTCTGCATCAAATAAGCGGAAGGCACCAGTGGAACCTCTGCACAATAATATTTCTGTGCAGGAATTATTTCTTCCTAACAAACGGGTAGCTCAGTTGGAACACAGACCTTGGCTGCAGCAAGCATCAGGTCCAAATCAATCAGCTGTACAGACGCAGTACTTGTCCAACACTCCTGGATCACAACGTTCGCCGACACCAGTTAAGAAAGTGGTATACAGTAAATCTGGTTCACAGCGGTTTtctattccaaaaaatcaaacagCAGCATTGCAACCAACTTCTAAGGGTCAAACTGAATCTTTTGAGTCTGTTAGGTCCAAGATGAGGGAATCACTAGCTGGTGCGCTGGCATTGGTTTCTCAACAGAAAGACAAATCTTCAAGTCCAAAACAGAATTCTCATAGTGACTCTGCAAGTGTGTCAGGGCAGACTCAGAAGAATTCTCAACTGGCTGGATCTCTTTCTGCTGCTATTGATGCCCCTGATAGTGCATCTGTAGAGCCTAAAGTAACTTTGCTCTCCCGCGATGACCGGTCTGCACCAAAAAGCAACAATGGCGAAAGTGAGTCTGCAAGAATTTCTGCTGCTGAGGCCAATGGTGATTTTACACACACCCTTAAATCTGCTGCTGAGGCTAATTGTGATTTTACACACACCCTGAAATTCAATGGTCACGAAACTCGATCGAGTTATGTTTTGCCTGGTGAAGATGTTTCTTTTATTGATGACTTCTTTGCCAAAGACGAACTTTTGCAGGGAAATGGACTCTCTTGGGTACTGGATTCGGAAATGCAGGTGGCAGAAAAAGGGGAGTTCCATACCGCCCAAGAGCAAAAGCTGGTGTATGATGATATGGTGAGaggtcagaaagaagaagcctTTCAAAGTCCACAAATTGTGGCATTTAAAATTGAAGCTGAACTCTTCAAATTATTTGGTGGTGTGAATAAGAAGTACAAAGAGAAGGGAAGGTCTCTTCTGTTCAACTTGAAAGATCGCAATAATCCTGAACTGAGAGAAAGAGTCATGTCCGGAGATATTCCCCCAGAACGGCTATGTTCTATGACTGCAGAGGAACTTGCTTCTGAGGAGCTTTCCCAGTGGCGGATAGCAAAGGCAGAAGAGCTTGCCCAAATGGTTGTCTTGCCAGATGCTGAAGTTGATATTAGACGTTTGGTGAAGAAAACACACAAGGGCGAGTTTCAAGTAGAAATTGAACAAGATGATAGTGTTCCTACCGAGGTTTCTGTCGGTGCTAGTTCATTCACTCGAAGAGAATCAGATATCAAAGAGATGGACGCCCCTCACCCTTCTAAACGTGATGAAATCAAGGATGAGGTCGATACTTTAGGAGAAGAGAGTAATTTGGAAGTCCGGAACATCCCATATATGCTCTCTATTCCTTCCCGTGAGAGTACTGATTTAATGCAAGGGCTCGTTGTGGATGATGCATTGAAGGATGCAGAATTTCTTCCTCCTATTGTATCTCTAGATGAGTTCATGGAATCTCTTGATTCAGAGCCACCATTTGAAAATTTACCAGTGGATGCTGGAAAGATTACCCCCAATTCAGACAAGGATGGCTCAGAGCCAACTTTGGCATTGAAGTCATCCGAGTCTACTCTGAAAGATGATATTACCACAGACGAACCTGTAAAAGTTGATGTAAAATACTCCAAATCGGATGCTGGCCATAAATTCAATGAAGGTGATGCTGGTGTGAAATCTGGTGATGGTCATGCAGACATGAAACCAAGTGATTCTCATACTGATGTGAAATATAATGATGGTGAGTCTGTTATTAAGAGTAACACTAACACTGATGTAAATTCAAGTGTCAGACATGCTGAAGTGAAATCCTGTGAAAGTTATGCTGATTTCAGACCTAGAAACAGCCATGCAAAATCAGAAGTTGTACCTCCTACTGGTGTATCCAAAGGTGATCATGTCTGGGAAGGTTCACTTCAGCTGAACACCTCAGCCAAGGCCTCTGTGGTTAGCATCTTCAAAAG TGGCGAAAGAACATCTGCAAAAGAATGGCCCAGTTCACTTGAGATCAAGGGGAGAGTAAGGCTTGATGCCTTTGAGAAGTTTCTCCAAGAGCTTTCACTATCTCGAAGTCGTGCTGTCATG GTAATGCATTTTGTTCTTGTGGAGGGGTCCTCTGAGAGCGAACATGCAGGTCTTCGTGAG GTAGCAGATTCTTATGTTTTGGATGAGAGAGTGGGTTTCTCGGAGCCTGCGCCTGGAGTGGAACTTTATTTTTGCCCACCACAAAAAAGAACACGTGAAATGCTCGGCAACATCCTCCCGGCAGAACACATTGAGGCACTTAATAATATTGATAATGGCCTAATTGGTGTTATTGTATGGAGAAAGGCTCAGTTAACTTCCCGGATATCACCCAATTCATCATCACACCATAAACATAAAAAGCAAAATCTCACTTCTAGGAGACAGCAAGAAACAAATATCGATTCCAGTTTCAAACCAAAGCCACCAAACCCACCTCGGGGCTTAACCCCTACCAATTTGACACCCTCCCCTGATGAGGACGATGATATTCCTCCTGGATTTGGTCCCCGGGATGAAGATGATCTTCCCGAGTTCAAATTTTCTGGTGGTTCAGTCTCATCTTCACAACgaatatttatccaaaatatttcTGGGGCGAGTAATTCACTCTCCCAAACCCCAGCTTGCCCTGTGGACCAAAACCAAATGAGAGAACTTGTACACAAATATGGACAACCAAAAGCGGGCGGGCCCTCGGGAAACTGGCTGGACAATCGAGGTTATGGGGTTGCGGTTCAACCatggaatgatgatgatgacgacatACCGGAGTGGCAGCCACAACAAGCCTCTCAAGGCCAACTTCCATCATCCCAACAGTCGTCAATTCACAGCTTTCACCAGCCAATGCTGAGAGCGCACTTGGTAGACCAACCACCTTTGGGATCAGCTCCTCAGCAGCCACCACATCAAGGCAGCACTTGGTGGGTTCCTCCTGTTCAGGGGAATAGCCAGCAACCAAGTAACTTAGGTTGTCAGCCCAATGTAGTAGGGCAGTTTTATGGGGTACCCGGACGAGGTGTTGGGCAGCAAGGCGTGGCCTGGCGACAAAATGCCCCCCAAAATGGTGGCTTctga
- the LOC109009624 gene encoding uncharacterized protein LOC109009624 isoform X3 produces the protein MSNNLVSQNLSIPSMQMGQLEPILNKVDSSVQDMQMGLMGSVSNVPAAHQHSITNKPVGLMDPFSSNPGFERLSMTSIQTVGREPNANNLGLMQFIPNKQPGPMETMLNHAGYQQLSASNKRKAPVEPLHNNISVQELFLPNKRVAQLEHRPWLQQASGPNQSAVQTQYLSNTPGSQRSPTPVKKVVYSKSGSQRFSIPKNQTAALQPTSKGQTESFESVRSKMRESLAGALALVSQQKDKSSSPKQNSHSDSASVSGQTQKNSQLAGSLSAAIDAPDSASVEPKVTLLSRDDRSAPKSNNGESESARISAAEANDELLQGNGLSWVLDSEMQVAEKGEFHTAQEQKLVYDDMVRGQKEEAFQSPQIVAFKIEAELFKLFGGVNKKYKEKGRSLLFNLKDRNNPELRERVMSGDIPPERLCSMTAEELASEELSQWRIAKAEELAQMVVLPDAEVDIRRLVKKTHKGEFQVEIEQDDSVPTEVSVGASSFTRRESDIKEMDAPHPSKRDEIKDEVDTLGEESNLEVRNIPYMLSIPSRESTDLMQGLVVDDALKDAEFLPPIVSLDEFMESLDSEPPFENLPVDAGKITPNSDKDGSEPTLALKSSESTLKDDITTDEPVKVDVKYSKSDAGHKFNEGDAGVKSGDGHADMKPSDSHTDVKYNDGESVIKSNTNTDVNSSVRHAEVKSCESYADFRPRNSHAKSEVVPPTGVSKGDHVWEGSLQLNTSAKASVVSIFKSGERTSAKEWPSSLEIKGRVRLDAFEKFLQELSLSRSRAVMVMHFVLVEGSSESEHAGLREVADSYVLDERVGFSEPAPGVELYFCPPQKRTREMLGNILPAEHIEALNNIDNGLIGVIVWRKAQLTSRISPNSSSHHKHKKQNLTSRRQQETNIDSSFKPKPPNPPRGLTPTNLTPSPDEDDDIPPGFGPRDEDDLPEFKFSGGSVSSSQRIFIQNISGASNSLSQTPACPVDQNQMRELVHKYGQPKAGGPSGNWLDNRGYGVAVQPWNDDDDDIPEWQPQQASQGQLPSSQQSSIHSFHQPMLRAHLVDQPPLGSAPQQPPHQGSTWWVPPVQGNSQQPSNLGCQPNVVGQFYGVPGRGVGQQGVAWRQNAPQNGGF, from the exons ATGTCAAACAATCTCGTGTCTCAGAATTTATCGATACCAAGCATGCAAATGGGTCAATTGGAACCCATTCTGAACAAGGTGGACTCATCAGTACAAGACATGCAAATGGGACTGATGGGATCTGTATCCAATGTTCCTGCAGCCCATCAGCATTCGATAACAAACAAGCCTGTGGGACTAATGGATCCCTTTTCAAGCAATCCTGGGTTTGAGAGGTTATCAATGACAAGCATACAGACAGTAGGTAGAGAACCAAATGCAAATAATCTAGGCTTAATGCAGTTTATCCCCAACAAGCAACCGGGACCAATGGAAACCATGCTAAATCATGCAGGATACCAGCAGTTGTCTGCATCAAATAAGCGGAAGGCACCAGTGGAACCTCTGCACAATAATATTTCTGTGCAGGAATTATTTCTTCCTAACAAACGGGTAGCTCAGTTGGAACACAGACCTTGGCTGCAGCAAGCATCAGGTCCAAATCAATCAGCTGTACAGACGCAGTACTTGTCCAACACTCCTGGATCACAACGTTCGCCGACACCAGTTAAGAAAGTGGTATACAGTAAATCTGGTTCACAGCGGTTTtctattccaaaaaatcaaacagCAGCATTGCAACCAACTTCTAAGGGTCAAACTGAATCTTTTGAGTCTGTTAGGTCCAAGATGAGGGAATCACTAGCTGGTGCGCTGGCATTGGTTTCTCAACAGAAAGACAAATCTTCAAGTCCAAAACAGAATTCTCATAGTGACTCTGCAAGTGTGTCAGGGCAGACTCAGAAGAATTCTCAACTGGCTGGATCTCTTTCTGCTGCTATTGATGCCCCTGATAGTGCATCTGTAGAGCCTAAAGTAACTTTGCTCTCCCGCGATGACCGGTCTGCACCAAAAAGCAACAATGGCGAAAGTGAGTCTGCAAGAATTTCTGCTGCTGAGGCCAATG ACGAACTTTTGCAGGGAAATGGACTCTCTTGGGTACTGGATTCGGAAATGCAGGTGGCAGAAAAAGGGGAGTTCCATACCGCCCAAGAGCAAAAGCTGGTGTATGATGATATGGTGAGaggtcagaaagaagaagcctTTCAAAGTCCACAAATTGTGGCATTTAAAATTGAAGCTGAACTCTTCAAATTATTTGGTGGTGTGAATAAGAAGTACAAAGAGAAGGGAAGGTCTCTTCTGTTCAACTTGAAAGATCGCAATAATCCTGAACTGAGAGAAAGAGTCATGTCCGGAGATATTCCCCCAGAACGGCTATGTTCTATGACTGCAGAGGAACTTGCTTCTGAGGAGCTTTCCCAGTGGCGGATAGCAAAGGCAGAAGAGCTTGCCCAAATGGTTGTCTTGCCAGATGCTGAAGTTGATATTAGACGTTTGGTGAAGAAAACACACAAGGGCGAGTTTCAAGTAGAAATTGAACAAGATGATAGTGTTCCTACCGAGGTTTCTGTCGGTGCTAGTTCATTCACTCGAAGAGAATCAGATATCAAAGAGATGGACGCCCCTCACCCTTCTAAACGTGATGAAATCAAGGATGAGGTCGATACTTTAGGAGAAGAGAGTAATTTGGAAGTCCGGAACATCCCATATATGCTCTCTATTCCTTCCCGTGAGAGTACTGATTTAATGCAAGGGCTCGTTGTGGATGATGCATTGAAGGATGCAGAATTTCTTCCTCCTATTGTATCTCTAGATGAGTTCATGGAATCTCTTGATTCAGAGCCACCATTTGAAAATTTACCAGTGGATGCTGGAAAGATTACCCCCAATTCAGACAAGGATGGCTCAGAGCCAACTTTGGCATTGAAGTCATCCGAGTCTACTCTGAAAGATGATATTACCACAGACGAACCTGTAAAAGTTGATGTAAAATACTCCAAATCGGATGCTGGCCATAAATTCAATGAAGGTGATGCTGGTGTGAAATCTGGTGATGGTCATGCAGACATGAAACCAAGTGATTCTCATACTGATGTGAAATATAATGATGGTGAGTCTGTTATTAAGAGTAACACTAACACTGATGTAAATTCAAGTGTCAGACATGCTGAAGTGAAATCCTGTGAAAGTTATGCTGATTTCAGACCTAGAAACAGCCATGCAAAATCAGAAGTTGTACCTCCTACTGGTGTATCCAAAGGTGATCATGTCTGGGAAGGTTCACTTCAGCTGAACACCTCAGCCAAGGCCTCTGTGGTTAGCATCTTCAAAAG TGGCGAAAGAACATCTGCAAAAGAATGGCCCAGTTCACTTGAGATCAAGGGGAGAGTAAGGCTTGATGCCTTTGAGAAGTTTCTCCAAGAGCTTTCACTATCTCGAAGTCGTGCTGTCATG GTAATGCATTTTGTTCTTGTGGAGGGGTCCTCTGAGAGCGAACATGCAGGTCTTCGTGAG GTAGCAGATTCTTATGTTTTGGATGAGAGAGTGGGTTTCTCGGAGCCTGCGCCTGGAGTGGAACTTTATTTTTGCCCACCACAAAAAAGAACACGTGAAATGCTCGGCAACATCCTCCCGGCAGAACACATTGAGGCACTTAATAATATTGATAATGGCCTAATTGGTGTTATTGTATGGAGAAAGGCTCAGTTAACTTCCCGGATATCACCCAATTCATCATCACACCATAAACATAAAAAGCAAAATCTCACTTCTAGGAGACAGCAAGAAACAAATATCGATTCCAGTTTCAAACCAAAGCCACCAAACCCACCTCGGGGCTTAACCCCTACCAATTTGACACCCTCCCCTGATGAGGACGATGATATTCCTCCTGGATTTGGTCCCCGGGATGAAGATGATCTTCCCGAGTTCAAATTTTCTGGTGGTTCAGTCTCATCTTCACAACgaatatttatccaaaatatttcTGGGGCGAGTAATTCACTCTCCCAAACCCCAGCTTGCCCTGTGGACCAAAACCAAATGAGAGAACTTGTACACAAATATGGACAACCAAAAGCGGGCGGGCCCTCGGGAAACTGGCTGGACAATCGAGGTTATGGGGTTGCGGTTCAACCatggaatgatgatgatgacgacatACCGGAGTGGCAGCCACAACAAGCCTCTCAAGGCCAACTTCCATCATCCCAACAGTCGTCAATTCACAGCTTTCACCAGCCAATGCTGAGAGCGCACTTGGTAGACCAACCACCTTTGGGATCAGCTCCTCAGCAGCCACCACATCAAGGCAGCACTTGGTGGGTTCCTCCTGTTCAGGGGAATAGCCAGCAACCAAGTAACTTAGGTTGTCAGCCCAATGTAGTAGGGCAGTTTTATGGGGTACCCGGACGAGGTGTTGGGCAGCAAGGCGTGGCCTGGCGACAAAATGCCCCCCAAAATGGTGGCTTctga